Proteins from a single region of Geoalkalibacter sp.:
- a CDS encoding NAD(P)H-dependent glycerol-3-phosphate dehydrogenase: MPMNIGVIGAGSWGTTLADLLARKGHAVSLWAYEADLVERMARTRENDLFLPGVTLAPALAFTNDLREAVTGRDLLLLVPPSQVMRALMQRAAAHIAPDTLVVSAAKGIEIETLRTMSEVLEETLPQAVHDRLCYLSGPSFAREVAAGMPTAVVAASRDPAVARRVQEAMSTEYFRIYTNTDVLGVELGGALKNVIALAAGVADGLGFGYNSRAALITRGLAEMTRLGLAKGAQAATFAGLAGMGDLVLTCTGDLSRNRSVGIELGRGRKLKDILAGMKMVAEGVQTSLSTYRLARKLGVEVPITEQMYRILYEDKDPRRAVIDLMARDLKSEGI, from the coding sequence ATCCCTATGAATATCGGTGTCATCGGTGCGGGAAGCTGGGGGACGACGCTTGCCGATCTGCTCGCGCGCAAGGGCCATGCGGTCAGCCTCTGGGCCTACGAGGCCGATCTGGTGGAGCGCATGGCGCGCACCCGCGAAAATGATCTGTTTCTCCCCGGCGTGACCCTCGCGCCCGCCCTGGCGTTCACCAACGATCTGCGCGAGGCCGTGACCGGCCGCGACCTGCTGCTGCTGGTGCCGCCCTCCCAGGTCATGCGCGCTCTCATGCAGCGCGCCGCCGCCCACATCGCGCCGGACACCCTGGTGGTGAGCGCGGCCAAGGGCATCGAGATCGAGACCCTGCGAACCATGTCCGAGGTCCTCGAGGAAACCCTGCCGCAGGCGGTTCATGACCGGCTGTGCTATCTCTCCGGACCCTCCTTCGCCCGCGAGGTGGCGGCGGGCATGCCCACGGCGGTGGTGGCGGCCTCGCGCGATCCGGCCGTCGCCAGGCGCGTGCAGGAGGCCATGAGCACCGAGTATTTCCGCATCTACACCAACACCGACGTTCTCGGCGTGGAGCTCGGCGGCGCGCTGAAAAACGTCATCGCCCTCGCCGCCGGGGTGGCCGACGGCCTGGGCTTCGGGTACAACAGCCGCGCCGCGCTGATCACCCGCGGCCTCGCCGAAATGACCCGGCTGGGTCTGGCCAAGGGCGCCCAGGCGGCGACCTTCGCGGGACTGGCGGGCATGGGCGATCTGGTGCTGACCTGCACCGGCGATCTGTCGCGCAACCGCAGCGTCGGCATCGAACTGGGCCGGGGACGCAAGCTCAAGGACATCCTCGCCGGCATGAAGATGGTCGCCGAGGGAGTGCAGACCAGTTTGTCCACCTATCGCCTGGCGCGGAAGCTCGGCGTCGAGGTGCCCATCACCGAGCAGATGTATCGGATTCTCTATGAGGACAAGGATCCGCGCCGGGCGGTCATCGATCTTATGGCCCGCGACCTTAAATCCGAAGGGATTTAA
- the recF gene encoding DNA replication/repair protein RecF (All proteins in this family for which functions are known are DNA-binding proteins that assist the filamentation of RecA onto DNA for the initiation of recombination or recombinational repair.), translated as MMQISTLQLSGFRNLATADLIPAPDFNVFWGQNAQGKTNLLEAIYLLGTLKSFRTQRNEDLICSGVAHSCLKAWVRTARVDHCLEIQLDGSHKRVRLDDKSVRRAHEVLGILRPVLFSPEEVHLIKGPPAGRRDLLDRALLHMDPGYLERFQDFLRVLRQRNHLLRQNAHPAELAPWTRSLIHAGALIRAERFHFAARLRPHLARVYDHLSEGREQAELDYPGSSSGDFAEDLRQDLARLQQEERRLGQTLAGPHRDDPNFLVNGRSLRAFGSQGQQRCFILAFKAAQIELLEELTGHSPLLLLDDITSELDSRRKSFLFEFLRERRGQVFLTTTDAESLRRQGLAQARFFHVSKGHWHHD; from the coding sequence ATGATGCAGATCAGCACCTTGCAGCTCTCCGGCTTTCGCAATCTGGCGACGGCGGATCTGATTCCCGCCCCGGATTTCAATGTCTTCTGGGGACAAAACGCGCAAGGCAAGACCAATCTGCTGGAAGCGATTTATCTGCTGGGCACGCTCAAGAGTTTTCGCACCCAGCGCAACGAGGACCTGATCTGCTCGGGCGTTGCGCACAGTTGCCTCAAGGCTTGGGTAAGAACGGCCCGCGTCGATCATTGCCTGGAGATCCAGCTCGATGGTTCCCACAAACGGGTTCGTCTCGACGACAAGAGCGTCCGGCGCGCCCATGAGGTTCTGGGCATCCTACGCCCGGTGCTTTTTTCCCCGGAGGAAGTGCATCTGATCAAGGGCCCTCCCGCTGGCCGCCGCGATCTGCTCGATCGCGCGCTGCTGCACATGGACCCCGGATATCTGGAACGCTTCCAGGATTTTCTGCGCGTGCTGCGGCAGCGCAACCACTTGCTGCGCCAAAATGCGCACCCCGCGGAACTCGCTCCCTGGACGCGCAGCCTGATTCACGCCGGGGCCCTCATCCGCGCGGAACGCTTTCACTTCGCCGCGCGTCTGCGGCCGCACCTGGCGCGTGTGTACGACCATCTGAGCGAGGGACGAGAACAGGCGGAGCTTGATTACCCGGGATCCAGCAGTGGAGATTTCGCCGAGGATCTGCGCCAGGATCTCGCGCGCTTGCAGCAGGAAGAGCGTCGCCTCGGCCAGACTCTGGCGGGCCCGCATCGCGATGATCCTAATTTTCTCGTCAATGGCCGCTCTCTGCGCGCTTTTGGCTCCCAGGGCCAGCAGCGCTGCTTCATTCTGGCCTTCAAGGCGGCGCAGATCGAGCTGTTGGAGGAGCTGACGGGACATTCGCCGCTGTTGCTGCTCGATGATATCACCAGCGAACTGGACAGTCGGCGCAAGAGCTTTCTTTTTGAATTTCTCCGCGAACGTCGCGGTCAGGTGTTTCTGACGACCACCGATGCCGAATCCCTGCGTCGCCAGGGTCTGGCCCAAGCCCGCTTTTTTCACGTGAGTAAAGGACACTGGCACCATGACTGA
- a CDS encoding peptidylprolyl isomerase codes for MRIWMMVLGLLAVFAVPAAAKDFALIQTEHGTIRIELYAEKAPQTVANFRKLARDGFYDGLSFHRVVPGFVVQGGDPLGNGTGGPGYDLPAEIDASLKHQVGAVATARKGDRVNPERRSSGSQFYICLEPQPHLDGGYTIFGQVVEGMEVVRRIQAGDRMQKVSIEGQP; via the coding sequence ATGCGCATCTGGATGATGGTTTTGGGGCTGCTCGCCGTTTTTGCCGTACCGGCGGCCGCCAAGGATTTCGCCCTGATTCAGACCGAGCACGGGACGATTCGCATCGAGCTCTACGCCGAAAAAGCGCCGCAAACCGTGGCCAACTTCCGTAAGCTGGCCCGCGACGGCTTTTACGACGGGTTGAGCTTTCACCGCGTGGTGCCGGGCTTCGTCGTGCAGGGGGGCGATCCCCTGGGCAACGGCACCGGCGGACCCGGCTACGATCTGCCGGCGGAAATCGACGCCTCCCTCAAACACCAGGTGGGGGCCGTGGCCACCGCGCGCAAGGGCGATCGGGTCAATCCCGAACGGCGCTCCTCGGGCTCGCAGTTCTACATCTGTCTCGAGCCTCAGCCGCATTTGGACGGCGGCTACACGATCTTCGGCCAGGTGGTGGAGGGCATGGAGGTCGTGCGGCGCATCCAGGCCGGCGACCGCATGCAGAAAGTCAGCATCG
- a CDS encoding tetratricopeptide repeat protein, protein MGSIRKLKKRILKEELSYRRRKTSRRLLLAGLALVLLLGAGAGWYAVNQERFAERRFARAQALLVEKDYAAAARQFHQLARLYPHASRADEALFHLGELQHLYLGDDQRALLAFLQLEKSYPESPLSLAAQRQAADLYMDRLQDYGRAVVAYQKLLDQGVADGDQVQYRIGEAYFRLNNFEQARIEWDQLLAMFPASSLGAEAGYRSAVSLTLQGDFEQARTRFEKVFTTWPGHLYALEARFGLAAVFEEQGQLIDALDMLEKLRGVYPKPEVLEQRIAQVRERMEKKRKAI, encoded by the coding sequence ATGGGCTCGATTCGGAAGTTGAAGAAGCGGATTTTGAAGGAGGAGCTGAGCTACCGACGCCGGAAGACGAGTAGGCGTCTGCTGCTGGCGGGGCTGGCCCTGGTGCTGCTGCTGGGCGCCGGCGCCGGTTGGTATGCCGTGAATCAGGAACGTTTCGCCGAGCGCCGCTTCGCCCGCGCCCAGGCCTTGCTGGTGGAGAAGGACTACGCGGCCGCCGCGCGGCAATTCCATCAGCTGGCTCGCCTCTATCCCCATGCGTCCCGCGCCGACGAGGCGCTGTTTCATCTCGGCGAACTCCAGCACCTCTATCTCGGCGACGATCAGCGGGCGCTGCTGGCCTTTCTGCAACTGGAAAAGAGCTACCCCGAGAGTCCCTTGAGCCTGGCCGCCCAGCGCCAGGCGGCCGATCTCTACATGGATCGGCTGCAGGATTACGGCCGGGCGGTGGTCGCCTATCAGAAACTTCTCGACCAGGGGGTTGCCGACGGGGATCAGGTCCAGTATCGTATCGGGGAAGCCTATTTCCGCCTCAACAATTTCGAGCAGGCGCGCATCGAATGGGATCAGCTGCTCGCCATGTTTCCCGCGAGTTCCCTGGGGGCCGAGGCCGGCTACCGCAGCGCCGTTTCCCTGACGCTGCAGGGTGATTTCGAGCAGGCGCGCACGCGATTCGAAAAGGTCTTCACGACCTGGCCCGGCCATCTCTATGCGCTGGAGGCACGCTTCGGCCTGGCGGCGGTTTTCGAGGAGCAGGGTCAGCTCATCGACGCCTTGGACATGCTGGAAAAACTGCGCGGCGTCTACCCCAAACCCGAGGTGCTGGAGCAGCGCATCGCGCAGGTCCGGGAGCGCATGGAAAAAAAGCGAAAAGCCATCTGA
- the gyrB gene encoding DNA topoisomerase (ATP-hydrolyzing) subunit B yields the protein MTDKQQELLSPQNPKDYGADSIKVLEGLSAVRKRPAMYIGSTAAPGLHHLVYEVVDNSIDEALAGYCDEVLVTIHLDGSVTVEDNGRGIPVDMHPTMHKPAAEVVMTVLHAGGKFDNDSYKVSGGLHGVGVSVVNALSEKLELEIRRNNRIYRQTYERGVPVCELHEDGATKKRGTKITFWPDGEIFETTEFSFEILSQRLRELAFLNAGVKINILDERSEKSHEFHYEGGIVSFVEYLNRAKTPLHPAPIFFRGEKEGVEMEVAIQYNDGYDEKIFSFANNINTHEGGTHLIGFKAALTRTMNTYATANNLLKNVKTTISGDDLREGMTAVISVKIPDPQFEGQTKTKLGNSEVKGYVETLMNEKLAEYLEENPQVARKILEKGIEAARAREAARKARDLTRRKGALEGLSLPGKLADCQEKDPALSEIYLVEGDSAGGSAKQGRDRRTQAILPLKGKILNVEKARFDKMLTSAEIRTLITAMGTGIGKDDFDLAKLRYHRIIIMTDADVDGSHIRTLLLTFFFRQMPELVERGHLYIAQPPLYKVKRGKKEIYRKDDAELLEYLLDEGTEGASVQMEKTGKVLRGKQIIPTLRNIIDFNNLFEKLVHKGVNREILRIFVTGKIQNGFADMLDLAPLADKLKAVEPRATYQALQDPPRIFFTLGNLRARLDQSGLEILSSPEYKLLLQAYRKVEEICLDEKAFISYENKDVVEVHDRQELLTHFIERAKKGQYIQRYKGLGEMNPEQLWETTMDPEKRVLLQVKIEDAVEADEIFTVLMGDQVEPRRDFIEKNALNVSNLDI from the coding sequence ATGACTGACAAACAACAAGAACTGCTTTCCCCGCAAAACCCCAAGGATTATGGGGCGGACAGCATCAAGGTTCTCGAGGGACTCTCCGCCGTGCGCAAGCGCCCGGCCATGTATATCGGCTCCACCGCCGCGCCGGGTCTGCACCATCTGGTCTACGAGGTGGTCGACAATTCCATCGACGAAGCCCTGGCCGGCTACTGCGACGAAGTGTTGGTCACCATTCATCTCGACGGATCGGTGACGGTGGAGGACAACGGGCGCGGCATTCCCGTGGACATGCACCCGACCATGCACAAGCCGGCCGCCGAGGTGGTCATGACGGTGCTGCACGCCGGCGGCAAGTTCGACAACGATTCCTACAAGGTGTCGGGCGGCCTGCACGGCGTGGGCGTCTCCGTGGTCAACGCCCTCTCGGAGAAGCTTGAACTTGAAATCCGCCGCAACAATCGCATTTATCGCCAGACCTACGAACGCGGCGTGCCGGTGTGCGAACTGCACGAGGATGGGGCCACCAAGAAGCGCGGCACCAAGATCACCTTCTGGCCCGACGGCGAGATTTTCGAGACCACGGAATTCTCCTTCGAGATTCTCTCCCAGCGCCTGCGCGAGTTGGCCTTTCTCAATGCCGGCGTCAAGATCAACATTCTCGACGAGCGCAGCGAGAAGAGCCATGAGTTTCATTACGAGGGGGGCATCGTTTCCTTCGTCGAGTATCTCAACCGCGCCAAGACCCCGCTGCATCCCGCGCCCATCTTTTTCCGCGGCGAAAAGGAAGGGGTGGAGATGGAGGTGGCCATTCAGTACAACGACGGCTACGACGAGAAGATTTTTTCCTTCGCCAACAACATCAACACCCATGAGGGCGGCACCCATCTGATCGGCTTCAAGGCGGCCCTGACGCGCACCATGAATACCTATGCCACCGCCAACAATCTGCTCAAGAACGTCAAGACCACCATCAGCGGCGACGATCTGCGCGAGGGCATGACGGCGGTCATCTCGGTGAAGATCCCCGATCCCCAGTTCGAGGGTCAGACCAAGACCAAGCTCGGCAATTCCGAGGTCAAGGGCTATGTCGAGACCCTCATGAACGAAAAGCTCGCCGAATACCTCGAAGAAAATCCCCAGGTGGCGCGCAAGATCCTGGAGAAAGGCATCGAGGCGGCGCGCGCGCGCGAGGCGGCGCGCAAGGCGCGCGATCTCACCCGACGCAAGGGCGCGCTGGAAGGCTTGTCCCTGCCCGGCAAACTGGCCGATTGCCAGGAAAAGGACCCGGCGCTCTCCGAGATTTATCTGGTCGAGGGCGATTCGGCGGGCGGCAGCGCCAAGCAGGGCCGCGACCGCCGCACCCAGGCGATCTTGCCGCTGAAGGGTAAGATCCTCAACGTCGAGAAGGCGCGCTTCGACAAAATGCTCACCTCCGCGGAGATCCGCACCCTGATCACCGCCATGGGCACCGGCATCGGCAAGGACGATTTCGACCTCGCCAAGCTGCGCTACCACCGCATCATCATCATGACCGACGCCGACGTCGACGGCTCGCACATCCGCACCCTGCTGCTCACCTTCTTCTTCCGCCAGATGCCCGAGCTGGTCGAGCGCGGCCATCTCTACATCGCCCAGCCGCCGCTCTACAAGGTCAAGCGCGGCAAGAAGGAAATCTATCGCAAGGACGATGCGGAACTGCTCGAATACCTGCTCGACGAAGGCACCGAGGGCGCCAGCGTGCAGATGGAAAAAACCGGCAAGGTGCTGCGTGGCAAGCAGATCATCCCGACCTTGCGCAACATCATCGACTTCAACAATCTCTTTGAAAAACTCGTGCACAAGGGCGTCAACCGCGAGATCCTGCGGATTTTCGTCACCGGCAAGATCCAGAACGGTTTTGCCGACATGCTCGATCTTGCGCCCCTGGCCGATAAACTCAAGGCGGTGGAGCCGCGCGCGACCTATCAGGCCCTGCAGGACCCGCCGCGCATTTTCTTCACCCTCGGCAACCTGCGCGCGCGCCTCGACCAGAGCGGCCTGGAGATTCTCTCCTCGCCCGAGTACAAGCTGCTGTTGCAGGCCTATCGCAAGGTCGAGGAGATCTGTCTCGACGAGAAAGCCTTCATCTCCTACGAGAACAAGGACGTCGTTGAGGTCCACGACCGTCAGGAACTGCTCACCCATTTCATCGAGCGCGCCAAGAAGGGCCAATACATCCAGCGCTATAAGGGGCTGGGCGAGATGAACCCCGAGCAGCTCTGGGAAACCACCATGGATCCGGAGAAACGGGTGCTGCTGCAGGTCAAGATCGAGGACGCGGTGGAAGCCGATGAGATCTTTACCGTGCTCATGGGTGATCAGGTGGAGCCGCGCCGAGATTTCATCGAGAAGAACGCCCTCAACGTGTCGAATCTGGACATCTAA
- the gyrA gene encoding DNA gyrase subunit A — protein sequence MPEPQQPNKFTVNIEDEMRKSYMDYAMSVIIGRALPDVRDGLKPVHRRVLFAMHDLGNEWNKPYKKSARVVGDVIGKYHPHGDSAVYDTIVRMAQDFSMRHPLVDGQGNFGSIDGDSAAAMRYTEIRMARLAGELLADIEKETVDFGPNYDDSLQEPLVLPAKFPNLLVNGSEGIAVGMATKIPPHNLGEVIDALVAIIDDPRLRLDELMEKLPGPDFPTAGFIFGREGIREAYRSGRGIIQMRARALVEVDKRTGREAIIVSEIPYQVNKAKLIEKIAELVKDKKIEGISDLRDESDREGMRIVIELKKDVIPAVIINQLYKMTAMQSSFGIIMLAIVNGQPQVLDLRRLLDLFIEHRKEVVTRRCIFDLKKAEARAHILEGLKIALENLDEVIQIIKTSASPAEAKERLMARFGFSELQAQAILDMRLHRLTGLERDKILAEYEEVLALIRRLKEILASEVEILKIIREELLEIREKYANPRRTEIVAQTGELSLEDLIVEEDMVVTVSHTGYIKRNAVSLYRAQRRGGKGKTGMRPKEEDFVERLFIASTHSYVLIFTDQGKVYWLKVHEIPQGGRASRGKAIVNLLNLAAGEKVMTILPVKEFVEGKYIVTATEQGTVKKTELMAYANPRAGGIIALTIDEGDHLIAARLTDGSMDILLASRNGKSIRFPETDVRPMGRTARGVRGMLLEDDDRVIGMETVTDVTSSTLVTVTENGYGKRTDLDEYRVQSRGGKGIITIKTSERNGQVVDIKLCEEDSDLMFITDRGKVLRTSVGHLSIIGRNTQGVRLMVLEPGERIVAVAKLAEKDEDHGLDSEVEEADFEGGAELPTPEDE from the coding sequence ATGCCGGAACCGCAACAGCCCAACAAATTTACGGTGAATATCGAAGACGAGATGCGCAAGTCCTACATGGACTACGCCATGAGCGTCATCATCGGCCGCGCCCTGCCCGATGTGCGCGACGGCCTCAAGCCGGTGCACCGCCGCGTGCTCTTCGCCATGCACGATCTGGGCAACGAGTGGAACAAGCCCTACAAGAAATCGGCGCGCGTGGTCGGTGACGTCATCGGTAAGTATCATCCCCACGGCGATTCGGCGGTGTACGACACCATCGTGCGCATGGCGCAGGATTTTTCCATGCGCCATCCCCTGGTCGACGGCCAGGGCAACTTCGGCTCCATCGACGGCGATTCGGCCGCCGCCATGCGTTACACCGAGATCCGCATGGCGCGCCTGGCCGGCGAGCTGCTCGCCGACATCGAGAAGGAAACCGTCGACTTCGGCCCCAACTACGACGACTCCCTGCAGGAGCCCCTGGTCCTGCCGGCCAAGTTTCCCAACCTTCTGGTCAACGGCTCCGAGGGCATCGCCGTCGGCATGGCGACCAAGATCCCGCCTCACAACCTGGGCGAGGTGATCGATGCGCTGGTGGCGATCATCGACGATCCGCGTCTGCGCCTCGACGAACTGATGGAAAAGCTGCCCGGCCCTGATTTTCCCACCGCCGGCTTCATCTTCGGTCGCGAAGGCATCCGCGAGGCCTATCGCAGCGGTCGAGGCATCATTCAGATGCGCGCGCGCGCCCTGGTCGAGGTCGACAAGCGCACCGGTCGCGAAGCCATCATCGTCAGCGAGATTCCCTACCAGGTGAACAAGGCCAAGCTCATCGAGAAAATCGCCGAGTTGGTCAAGGACAAGAAGATCGAGGGGATTTCCGATCTGCGCGATGAATCGGATCGCGAGGGCATGCGCATCGTCATCGAGCTGAAAAAGGACGTGATTCCCGCGGTGATCATCAACCAGCTCTACAAGATGACCGCCATGCAGTCGTCCTTCGGCATCATCATGCTCGCCATCGTCAACGGTCAGCCCCAGGTGCTCGATCTGCGCCGGCTCCTCGATCTGTTCATCGAGCACCGCAAGGAAGTGGTGACGCGGCGCTGCATCTTCGATCTGAAGAAGGCCGAGGCGCGCGCCCACATCCTCGAAGGTCTCAAGATCGCCCTCGAGAACCTCGACGAGGTGATCCAGATCATCAAGACCTCGGCAAGTCCCGCCGAGGCCAAGGAGCGCCTCATGGCGCGCTTCGGCTTCTCGGAGCTGCAGGCCCAGGCGATCCTCGACATGCGCCTGCACCGCCTGACCGGCCTGGAGCGCGACAAGATCCTGGCCGAGTACGAAGAAGTGCTGGCCCTGATCCGACGGCTCAAGGAGATTCTTGCCAGCGAAGTGGAAATCCTCAAGATCATCCGCGAGGAACTGCTCGAGATTCGGGAAAAATACGCCAATCCGCGGCGCACCGAGATCGTCGCCCAGACCGGTGAGCTCTCCCTCGAGGATCTCATCGTCGAGGAGGACATGGTGGTGACCGTGTCGCACACGGGCTACATCAAGCGCAACGCCGTGTCCCTCTACCGCGCCCAGCGCCGCGGCGGCAAGGGCAAGACCGGCATGCGTCCCAAGGAAGAGGATTTCGTCGAGCGGCTCTTCATCGCCTCGACTCACAGCTACGTGCTGATCTTCACCGATCAGGGCAAGGTCTACTGGCTCAAGGTGCATGAGATTCCCCAGGGCGGGCGCGCCTCGCGCGGCAAGGCCATCGTCAACCTGCTCAACCTCGCCGCAGGGGAAAAGGTCATGACGATTCTGCCCGTCAAGGAATTCGTCGAGGGCAAGTACATCGTCACCGCCACCGAGCAGGGCACGGTGAAAAAGACCGAGCTCATGGCCTACGCCAATCCCCGCGCCGGGGGCATCATCGCCCTGACCATCGACGAGGGCGACCATCTCATCGCCGCGCGCCTCACCGACGGCAGCATGGACATCCTGCTCGCCAGCCGCAACGGCAAGTCGATCCGCTTCCCGGAGACCGACGTGCGGCCCATGGGGCGCACCGCGCGCGGAGTGCGCGGCATGCTGCTTGAGGACGACGATCGGGTGATCGGCATGGAGACCGTCACCGACGTGACCTCCTCGACCCTGGTGACGGTCACGGAAAACGGCTACGGCAAGCGCACCGACCTCGACGAATATCGCGTGCAGAGCCGCGGCGGCAAGGGCATCATCACCATCAAGACCTCGGAACGCAACGGCCAGGTGGTCGACATCAAGCTGTGCGAGGAAGATTCGGACCTGATGTTCATCACCGATCGCGGCAAGGTGCTGCGCACCTCCGTCGGCCATCTCTCGATCATCGGCCGCAACACCCAGGGCGTGCGCCTGATGGTGCTCGAACCCGGCGAACGCATCGTGGCCGTCGCCAAGCTGGCCGAGAAGGATGAGGACCATGGGCTCGATTCGGAAGTTGAAGAAGCGGATTTTGAAGGAGGAGCTGAGCTACCGACGCCGGAAGACGAGTAG